From Nicotiana tabacum cultivar K326 chromosome 20, ASM71507v2, whole genome shotgun sequence, one genomic window encodes:
- the LOC107768619 gene encoding uncharacterized protein LOC107768619: MGPINFARVRVALRATKENNEEPSKSEMFITTRTKKGKEVHTDTQVAISELQNRQSSGETADDAFRAVFGKKQPGRVRCYGRSVTTSSLKKDEEITKLKQKHANEITSLEKEMKEMMREEMRCFFSQFVKNNVGLDFHDIQGRVGSNIPSPVDASSARAMRGQNLPHYSGSTHAPSLEKENTGDAIGYGGHKSI, encoded by the exons ATGGGACCTATTAATTTTGCAAGAGTGCGTGTGGCATTG CGCGCAACCAAAGAGAACAACGAGGAACCATCAAAGTCTGAAATGTTTATTACAACTCGTACAAAGAAAGGGAAGGAAGTTCATACAGATACTCAAGTTGCAATA TCTGAACTTCAGAATCGTCAAAGTTCCGGAGAAACAGCAGATGATGCATTTAGGGCTGTATTTGGAAAGAAGCAGCCTGGTCGGGTTAGATGCTATGGTAGATCGGTGACGACAAGCTCTctgaaaaaagatgaagaaatcacCAAGCTTAAACAAAAGCATGCCAATGAAATAACTTCTCTCgagaaagaaatgaaggaaatgatgaGAGAAGAAATGCGATGTTTTTTTAGTCAATTTGTGAAAAACAACGTTGGACTGGATTTTCATGATATACAAGGGCGTGTTGGATCTAATATTCCTTCACCAGTTGATGCAAGTAGTGCACGAGCTATGAGAGGCCAAAATTTACCACATTATTCTGGCTCAACTCACGCCCCAAGTCTTGAAAAG GAAAATACGGGTGATGCAATTGGATATGGTGGTCACAAATCAATTTGA